The Saprospiraceae bacterium genomic interval CGCACCCTAAATTATTTAGATCCATTTCTCACCAGGGAAAAGATCGACCTGAATGATTTGCCTGTGATCACGAAACACAGCGATGCCTATGCCTGGCAGGCTGCGATAAAAGACTTGCTGCCTGAACACGAGTATCCTGATTTTTCGATTCGCAATTTAAAGCAAGGACAGGAACTGGAAATAAATTTGGTATGGCTTCATCAGGTGCTGGTCGAAGATCAACATTCCGGTGATGATTTTACAGAAAGTTTTCTGATACTCGAAGGAGCATGCGAGTGCGATTTCGAAGGTCATATTGTTCGTTTTGGTGCAGGCGATTACTTTGAAGTGCCTGCGGGGGTCAGGCATGTCATTAAAAATATTAGTGAGCCTGAGGGCTTTGTAAAAGGCATCGTTCAGCGCAGAAAAGCCGCATAGTTTAGGCGACGGATAATTCAATTTTATCTAAAGGACTCTTCTCTCAAAAAGTCAAAAATTTGGGCTTAAAGCTTAAAGCTTAAAGCGAGAAAAAGCAGAATATTTCAAATACTGTATTCAGCCTTGTCTTTTTCATTTTAACCATTTAAAGATCTGTGCTGATCTTCTTGTCAATAAAATAC includes:
- a CDS encoding cupin domain-containing protein, which produces MFNLEQYISSGVIESYCLGNLPAAEARILLKLASEYPELQIEIDETLAALEKYKIGQTPPRNLKDRTLNYLDPFLTREKIDLNDLPVITKHSDAYAWQAAIKDLLPEHEYPDFSIRNLKQGQELEINLVWLHQVLVEDQHSGDDFTESFLILEGACECDFEGHIVRFGAGDYFEVPAGVRHVIKNISEPEGFVKGIVQRRKAA